One segment of uncultured Tolumonas sp. DNA contains the following:
- a CDS encoding HlyD family type I secretion periplasmic adaptor subunit → MGNTMAAFKELMQRYHLVWQHAWARRHEMEAPNRLPHELQFLPAALALQESPVSPKPRLAMWLLMSFALIALLWACFGKIDIVASAQGKIVPSDRIKTIQPLETSTVSAIYVKEGQHVEAGDALIDFDATDASADIEHLQSALNDGRLQTIRAQTMLLSLDTDNRSQHEPMLPKFDDVPTLRQTQEQALLHSEWQEFSTKQAQLDASLKTKQAEQRSYAETVHKLQRSLVITRARATDYAKLDKQSYIPRHDYLDAQQKLIDQEGELANQQQQLQQLTSEIEEVKRQQQALTAETLRNLQDKLREGKQQTVQYQQELIKAQQHGKLRRLTAPVAGTVQQLATHTVGGVVTPAQALMIIVPQDNPLEIEAYIENKDIGFVYAGQEAEAKIETFPYTKYGTIHAEVTDVSNDAVNDEKKGLIYTAHVKLDRTTIPVENKTVNLTPGMTVTVEIKTGKRRVMEYFLSPLMEYQSESFKER, encoded by the coding sequence ATGGGAAATACGATGGCAGCATTCAAAGAGTTGATGCAGCGTTACCACCTGGTCTGGCAACATGCCTGGGCGCGTCGCCATGAAATGGAAGCCCCCAACCGCTTACCGCATGAATTGCAGTTTTTACCCGCCGCCCTTGCGTTACAAGAAAGCCCGGTATCCCCCAAACCACGACTGGCAATGTGGTTACTGATGAGCTTTGCCCTCATCGCGCTATTGTGGGCTTGCTTTGGCAAAATCGATATCGTCGCCAGTGCACAAGGTAAAATTGTGCCCAGTGACCGCATTAAAACCATTCAGCCACTGGAAACCTCCACCGTCAGTGCCATCTATGTCAAAGAGGGGCAACACGTTGAAGCGGGTGACGCACTGATTGATTTTGATGCCACTGATGCCAGTGCCGATATTGAACACCTGCAAAGTGCGCTCAATGATGGCCGCTTACAAACCATCCGCGCCCAAACCATGTTGCTGAGTCTCGACACCGACAATCGCAGCCAACATGAACCCATGCTGCCAAAGTTCGATGACGTCCCCACGCTGCGCCAAACCCAGGAACAAGCATTACTGCACAGTGAATGGCAGGAGTTCAGCACCAAGCAAGCCCAGCTTGATGCGTCACTCAAAACCAAACAGGCAGAACAACGCAGTTACGCTGAAACGGTGCACAAACTGCAACGCAGCCTTGTCATCACCCGCGCACGCGCCACTGATTACGCCAAACTGGACAAACAAAGTTATATCCCACGCCACGACTATCTTGATGCCCAGCAAAAGCTTATCGACCAGGAAGGTGAACTGGCCAACCAGCAACAACAACTGCAACAGTTAACGTCCGAAATTGAAGAGGTGAAACGCCAGCAACAAGCACTCACTGCGGAAACGCTGCGCAACCTGCAAGACAAACTGCGCGAAGGCAAACAGCAAACTGTGCAATATCAGCAAGAGCTCATCAAAGCGCAACAACACGGCAAACTGCGGCGCCTCACTGCACCGGTGGCTGGCACAGTGCAGCAATTAGCCACTCACACCGTTGGCGGTGTCGTGACCCCCGCACAAGCTTTGATGATTATCGTGCCTCAAGATAATCCGCTCGAAATTGAAGCCTATATCGAAAACAAAGACATCGGCTTTGTGTATGCAGGGCAAGAAGCCGAAGCCAAAATCGAGACGTTCCCCTACACCAAATACGGCACCATTCACGCCGAAGTTACCGATGTATCTAACGATGCAGTGAATGATGAAAAGAAAGGCTTAATTTACACCGCGCACGTCAAGCTCGACCGCACCACCATTCCGGTGGAAAACAAAACCGTGAATTTAACACCGGGCATGACGGTAACGGTAGAAATCAAAACCGGGAAGCGTCGCGTGATGGAATACTTCCTGAGCCCGCTGATGGAATATCAGAGTGAAAGTTTTAAGGAAAGGTGA
- a CDS encoding type I secretion system permease/ATPase: protein MDNTSVNEPPDAVDFGDPSPDTGLLCLVMLARFHGIATEPDQLAHEFSESGQPFGNTEILLAAKKLSLKAKLVSTTLPRLPQTPLPCMALLHNGHYVILARADENQILIQDPLVGRPQVVRPDEFAERWSGKLILFTSRASLAGELRKFDFSWFIPAVVKYRKLLLEVLAVSLVLQLFALVTPMFFQVVMDKVLVHKGFSTLDVIAMGLLVVVTFEVILTGLRSYVFSHTTSRMDVELGASLFRHLLHLPLAYFQARRVGDSVARVRELENIRSFLTGNAITVVLDLLFSVVFISVMFYYSTTLTLIVLASLPCYIILSVCFTPMLRTRLNEKFMRGAENQAFLVETVSGIDTVKAMAVEPQTTRQWDKQLAGYVAASFKTTTLNTLANSGVTLISKIVTVATLWFGARAVIGAELTVGQLIAFNMLSGQVAQPVMRLAQLWTEFQQVGISMQRLGDILNTRTEVAGNNLVLPPIKGAIHFDDLHFRYRPDAPLILKNINLRIAPGEVIGVVGRSGSGKSTLTKLIQRLYVPEQGRVLIDGIDLSVADASSLRRQIGVVLQENILFNRSIRENIALTDPGAPLEAVMQAARLAGAHEFITELPEGYDTPVGEHGTGLSGGQRQRIAIARALLSNPRILIFDEATSALDYESEHIIQKNMRAICQGRTVIIIAHRLSAVRQANRILVMDKGQIIETGNHQALMQHEGGMYRHLYNLQQG from the coding sequence ATGGATAACACCTCCGTTAATGAGCCGCCGGACGCGGTTGATTTTGGCGATCCTTCTCCAGACACCGGTTTGCTGTGCCTGGTCATGCTGGCCCGCTTTCATGGCATTGCTACCGAGCCTGACCAGCTAGCACATGAGTTCTCCGAAAGTGGTCAACCCTTCGGCAATACCGAGATTCTTCTCGCTGCTAAAAAGCTCTCTCTTAAAGCCAAATTAGTTTCAACCACACTGCCTCGCTTACCCCAAACCCCATTGCCTTGTATGGCGTTATTGCATAACGGGCACTACGTCATTCTGGCCCGCGCCGATGAAAATCAGATTCTCATTCAAGACCCGTTAGTGGGTCGTCCGCAGGTAGTTCGCCCTGATGAATTTGCTGAGCGCTGGAGTGGCAAGCTGATTCTGTTTACCTCGCGGGCCTCATTGGCCGGTGAGCTGCGCAAGTTCGATTTCTCTTGGTTTATCCCTGCTGTTGTTAAATACCGCAAGTTGCTGCTGGAAGTGCTGGCGGTGAGTCTGGTGTTACAGCTGTTTGCCTTAGTCACGCCGATGTTCTTTCAGGTGGTGATGGATAAAGTGCTGGTGCACAAAGGCTTCAGTACCCTGGATGTGATTGCCATGGGCTTACTGGTGGTTGTGACGTTTGAGGTAATACTGACTGGATTGCGTAGTTATGTGTTTTCTCACACCACCAGTCGAATGGATGTGGAATTGGGTGCTTCCTTGTTCCGGCATTTATTGCATTTGCCGCTGGCCTATTTTCAGGCGCGTCGGGTGGGTGATTCGGTGGCACGCGTGCGCGAGCTGGAAAATATCCGCTCCTTTCTGACCGGCAATGCCATTACCGTGGTGCTCGATTTGTTGTTTTCGGTGGTGTTCATTTCGGTGATGTTTTACTACAGCACCACGCTAACGTTGATTGTGCTAGCCTCTTTGCCTTGTTACATCATCTTATCGGTTTGTTTTACCCCCATGCTGCGCACCCGCCTGAATGAGAAGTTTATGCGCGGGGCCGAGAATCAGGCGTTTCTGGTGGAAACGGTGTCGGGCATTGATACCGTGAAAGCCATGGCAGTTGAACCGCAAACCACCCGGCAGTGGGATAAACAACTGGCCGGTTATGTAGCGGCCAGCTTTAAAACCACCACTTTGAATACGTTGGCAAACAGTGGCGTCACCCTGATTAGTAAAATCGTCACCGTGGCGACCTTGTGGTTCGGGGCGCGAGCGGTAATCGGTGCCGAGCTAACCGTGGGTCAGTTGATTGCTTTTAATATGCTCTCGGGGCAGGTGGCCCAACCGGTGATGCGTTTAGCCCAGCTGTGGACGGAATTCCAGCAGGTCGGTATCTCGATGCAACGCTTAGGTGACATTCTCAATACTCGAACTGAAGTAGCCGGTAATAATCTGGTGTTACCACCGATTAAAGGTGCCATTCATTTTGATGATTTGCATTTTCGCTACCGCCCCGATGCGCCCTTAATTCTCAAGAACATCAACCTGCGCATTGCACCGGGCGAAGTGATTGGTGTGGTCGGTCGTTCCGGCTCGGGTAAAAGCACCTTAACCAAACTGATTCAACGGCTGTATGTGCCGGAACAAGGCCGCGTGCTGATTGATGGCATTGACCTGTCGGTGGCCGATGCCTCGTCGCTGCGCCGTCAGATTGGCGTGGTGTTACAAGAGAACATCTTATTTAACCGCTCAATTCGGGAAAACATTGCCCTGACCGACCCCGGTGCACCCTTGGAAGCCGTGATGCAAGCCGCCCGGTTAGCCGGGGCGCATGAGTTTATTACTGAATTACCGGAAGGCTATGACACGCCCGTCGGCGAACACGGCACCGGGCTTTCCGGTGGGCAGCGACAGCGCATTGCCATTGCCCGCGCTTTACTCAGTAACCCCCGTATTCTGATATTTGATGAAGCCACCAGTGCACTGGATTATGAATCGGAACATATCATCCAAAAGAACATGCGCGCCATTTGTCAGGGCCGCACCGTCATCATCATTGCGCATCGTTTATCGGCAGTGCGTCAGGCCAACCGAATTCTCGTCATGGACAAAGGACAAATTATCGAAACCGGCAATCATCAGGCACTGATGCAACACGAAGGTGGCATGTACCGTCACTTGTATAACCTGCAACAAGGATGA
- a CDS encoding DUF2845 domain-containing protein codes for MKKIGLLLVGMLLSTSVLAEGAMRCGSAIISVGDTKSEMLMKCGTPISTDVKTTVAENENGMKSVVQTGEIFTMDMGKDKFMALVTVENGVITHIEDGPRNE; via the coding sequence ATGAAAAAAATCGGGTTATTACTGGTTGGAATGTTGCTCTCAACGTCGGTGTTGGCAGAAGGGGCAATGCGGTGTGGTAGTGCAATTATTTCAGTGGGCGATACTAAATCAGAAATGCTGATGAAATGCGGCACACCGATAAGCACAGATGTGAAAACGACAGTCGCAGAGAATGAAAATGGGATGAAATCAGTCGTTCAAACAGGCGAAATTTTCACTATGGATATGGGAAAAGATAAATTCATGGCGTTAGTGACGGTCGAAAATGGAGTCATCACGCACATTGAAGATGGCCCGCGTAACGAATAA
- a CDS encoding NUDIX domain-containing protein → MKFELDKFNGVIVDPLSIPDCPDEFHKHLSELTHFAVTENKNLIWLTLPIDKSHLIKSATDLGFVFHNCLESELTLIHKATSTTFVPFIPTHTLGAGAIVCNQHQQILVIKEHGMKGYKLPGGHIELGERIGSAIVREVLEETGIEATFGSIVGFTTKHPFQFGKSNLYFVCRLTPLSERIRIQDTDEIADAKWVSISEYINDEKNALFNRQMVASLAQSSGLALMQLDGNDGPHKKQETFFAQA, encoded by the coding sequence GTGAAATTTGAGTTAGATAAATTCAATGGTGTTATTGTCGATCCGCTTTCTATTCCTGACTGTCCTGATGAATTTCATAAACACCTATCAGAACTCACGCACTTTGCTGTCACTGAAAATAAAAACCTGATCTGGTTAACACTACCGATTGATAAATCACATTTGATCAAATCCGCCACTGATCTGGGGTTTGTCTTTCATAACTGCCTGGAATCAGAATTAACACTGATCCATAAAGCCACTTCAACCACATTTGTTCCTTTTATCCCAACACATACCTTGGGGGCTGGCGCAATCGTGTGCAATCAGCACCAGCAGATCTTAGTGATCAAAGAACACGGCATGAAGGGATATAAATTACCCGGCGGTCATATCGAATTGGGCGAGCGTATTGGATCAGCTATAGTCCGAGAAGTATTGGAAGAAACCGGGATTGAGGCAACGTTTGGATCGATAGTCGGCTTTACTACCAAACATCCATTCCAATTTGGAAAATCCAATCTGTATTTTGTGTGTCGATTAACGCCGCTATCAGAACGGATTCGTATTCAGGATACGGACGAAATCGCGGATGCAAAGTGGGTATCCATTTCCGAGTACATCAATGATGAAAAAAATGCCCTCTTCAATCGACAAATGGTTGCGTCATTAGCCCAATCATCGGGATTAGCGCTTATGCAACTGGACGGTAATGACGGGCCGCATAAGAAACAAGAAACCTTCTTTGCTCAAGCTTAA
- a CDS encoding acyltransferase gives MAEPIVRRSGIHNMQFGRNVTIIEPVNLYGSQIGDDAFIGPFVEIQKNVVIGKRTKVQSHTFICEFVTIGDDCFIGHGAMFANDLFKTGVPNPDPQSWGKTSIADNVTIGSNVTILPVKICSGAVIGAGAVVTKDITTPGTYIGNPATLSRAFV, from the coding sequence ATGGCTGAGCCCATAGTGCGTCGATCCGGTATTCACAATATGCAGTTTGGTCGTAATGTCACCATTATTGAGCCAGTGAATTTGTATGGCAGCCAGATTGGTGATGATGCCTTTATTGGCCCCTTTGTTGAGATCCAGAAAAACGTCGTTATCGGTAAACGAACCAAAGTGCAATCGCATACTTTTATCTGCGAATTTGTCACTATCGGTGATGATTGCTTCATCGGACATGGCGCCATGTTTGCCAATGATTTATTCAAAACAGGTGTTCCCAATCCTGATCCGCAATCTTGGGGAAAAACGAGCATCGCAGATAATGTCACCATTGGCTCTAATGTGACAATATTGCCGGTCAAGATCTGTTCTGGCGCTGTTATTGGCGCTGGCGCCGTGGTAACGAAAGATATCACCACGCCAGGTACCTATATTGGTAATCCGGCCACCCTCTCCCGCGCATTTGTTTGA
- a CDS encoding isochorismatase family protein, producing MDVLIVIDMQKVLFQTPRYHSSTVIANINQLSTAVRNNTGKVIFIQHNGHDEEGLTPHTEGWTLLDELEKQPVDIVVETICDSFYDTALSQVLAALAPERIIITGCATDFCVDTTLRSAVSHNFSVAAIADARTTADRSHLDAKSIIDHHNWSWANLITPKAPVVVMTTNELLAEMNNRAY from the coding sequence GTGGATGTATTGATCGTCATTGATATGCAAAAAGTACTATTCCAAACACCGCGCTATCACAGCAGCACAGTTATCGCGAACATAAATCAACTCTCAACAGCTGTTCGAAATAACACCGGAAAAGTTATCTTCATTCAACACAATGGCCATGATGAAGAAGGTTTAACACCGCATACTGAAGGATGGACCCTCCTCGATGAATTAGAGAAACAGCCCGTTGATATAGTTGTTGAAACCATCTGCGACTCTTTTTACGATACGGCGTTAAGCCAAGTACTGGCAGCGTTGGCACCCGAGCGCATCATTATTACTGGTTGTGCGACCGATTTTTGCGTCGACACTACTTTGCGTTCAGCGGTGAGTCATAATTTTAGTGTCGCTGCGATTGCTGATGCCCGTACAACCGCCGATCGTTCGCACTTGGATGCAAAATCAATTATTGACCACCACAACTGGAGCTGGGCTAATCTCATCACACCAAAGGCCCCTGTTGTTGTCATGACAACCAACGAATTGCTGGCGGAGATGAATAACCGCGCGTACTAA
- a CDS encoding ParD-like family protein → MGIVKINDVLHEELRKASSTMVRSINSQAEYWIKMGMLAETNPTMTYSEIIREQLRLADVKLGDAINE, encoded by the coding sequence ATGGGTATTGTAAAAATTAACGATGTACTCCACGAAGAGCTCCGCAAAGCGAGTTCCACAATGGTTCGTTCTATCAATTCGCAAGCCGAATATTGGATCAAAATGGGTATGTTGGCCGAAACCAACCCAACCATGACTTACAGTGAAATTATTCGTGAACAGCTTCGACTAGCTGATGTGAAGTTAGGTGATGCGATCAATGAATGA
- the map gene encoding type I methionyl aminopeptidase, with protein MNEIVLKTNDELDLMRESGRLLASVFAYLDPFIKPGISTMKINDLVENFITNILNARPASKGQYDFPFVLNTSVNEVVCHGMPSETHILKSGDIVNVDITLEKNGFIADSSKMYMVGEVSPLAKRLVDKTYEAMWQGIRAVKPGATLGDIGYAIQKFAAINNYSVVREYCGHGIGKEMHEEPAVLHYGTPNSGIVLKEGMTFTIEPMINQGEAKVKLKRDGWTVVTRDKKLSAQWEHTVAVTADGYEVLTLRTDECL; from the coding sequence ATGAATGAGATTGTACTTAAAACGAATGATGAACTTGATTTAATGCGTGAGTCTGGCCGCCTCTTAGCCTCGGTATTTGCCTATCTTGACCCGTTTATAAAACCGGGGATCTCGACCATGAAAATCAATGATCTGGTTGAGAATTTCATTACCAATATCTTGAATGCCCGCCCTGCCAGTAAAGGGCAATACGACTTCCCTTTTGTTCTCAACACGTCAGTCAATGAAGTGGTTTGTCATGGCATGCCTTCAGAAACTCATATTCTGAAATCCGGCGACATCGTTAATGTTGATATCACGCTAGAAAAAAACGGCTTTATCGCCGACTCCAGCAAAATGTATATGGTTGGCGAGGTTTCTCCTTTAGCCAAGCGCTTGGTGGATAAAACCTATGAAGCCATGTGGCAAGGTATCCGCGCTGTAAAACCAGGGGCCACACTGGGTGATATTGGCTATGCGATACAAAAATTTGCAGCTATCAACAATTACTCAGTAGTGCGCGAATATTGCGGGCATGGCATTGGCAAAGAGATGCATGAAGAACCAGCTGTTCTGCATTATGGTACGCCCAACTCTGGTATTGTGCTCAAAGAAGGCATGACCTTCACCATTGAACCCATGATCAACCAAGGTGAAGCAAAAGTGAAACTCAAACGAGATGGCTGGACTGTGGTAACCCGAGACAAAAAGCTCTCCGCTCAGTGGGAACATACTGTCGCGGTAACAGCTGATGGATATGAAGTGTTGACCTTACGAACAGATGAATGTCTTTAA
- a CDS encoding UvrD-helicase domain-containing protein encodes MTNWLGQNRQLNWDCVSTLPDITSRLWFKKVSLSSADGGVSFAGLTKKEIERLQRAFNLHWYTAKATYVHAFITQIDERIAQKGYFRTSHWSAMQSELDVFEKRLPPLPPEGELPPVIDAVFTKAWTLVSQPQWYLKRSREQYVHSVLAQHAALFDTVESMPLTEKQRLACVIDEDNNLVLAGAGTGKTSTVMGRVAFLIQNGKAKPEEILLLAYGNKAAKEMKERLVQRLGINGVAVNTFHSLGRSIVGRAERGMPSISPLAEDEQAKVYFVENCFNALQTDETYRKQLLTYFEKWQFPEKNPFEFKTLGDYYNYLRDNEIRTLRNEQVKSFAESQIANYLFRQGINYQYEAKYKIDTKTPERRAYQPDFYLPDVDIYIEHFGIDRQGNTAPYIDKQSYTEGMQWKRELHKTHGTALIETFHYEQQEGVLLSGLERKLKAAGVQFNPLPDEAVLATFQEYGVINTFSRVLAELLSLFKRANLTEHELAQKISRAKHPEQMRVALSLLMPIYDAYQSTLAQQGHIDFDDMVNKAIGYVEEGRFVVPWRYILVDEFQDISRPRAQLIKALRAQQSDGSLFCVGDDWQSIYRFTGSDISLTAQFNSFFGATKTTALDKTFRFNNGINAVASRFVLKNPAQLNKDIDTHRQTNGPAVSVFRTSQPNDAAIVDVLAAIYKLAPQGATVYLLARFKATIPSKTQLQMLGLKFTRLTILTDTIHASKGKEADYVVLLGLTSGKFGLPSEIVTNSLVEALLPEAEPFPYAEERRLFYVAVTRARHRVYLVTDMTKASKFVQELMEEKYPLALDEFECSDVQKSALSLGCPKCTTGTLVVRKNNTSGNNFIGCTNYPLCIHTQKACPRCDSVMREQNGIRTCINESCKTSVPVCPECGGDLSIKKGPYSSFYGCSNYRGEDVGSCRYTQKLAS; translated from the coding sequence GTGACGAATTGGCTGGGGCAGAATCGTCAGCTGAATTGGGATTGTGTTTCAACCCTTCCAGACATCACTTCGCGGCTTTGGTTTAAAAAAGTCAGTTTGTCGTCAGCGGATGGTGGGGTTTCTTTTGCTGGTTTGACAAAAAAAGAGATTGAACGACTTCAACGGGCATTTAATCTGCATTGGTACACAGCAAAAGCCACATACGTGCATGCTTTTATCACTCAGATTGATGAACGAATAGCGCAAAAAGGCTACTTCCGCACATCCCATTGGTCGGCAATGCAGAGTGAACTTGATGTCTTTGAAAAGCGATTACCGCCGTTACCGCCGGAAGGTGAGTTGCCTCCTGTGATTGATGCGGTTTTTACAAAAGCCTGGACACTGGTATCGCAACCGCAATGGTATTTGAAACGTAGTCGTGAGCAGTATGTTCACAGCGTTCTTGCTCAGCATGCCGCATTATTCGATACCGTGGAGTCCATGCCATTAACGGAAAAGCAACGGTTAGCCTGTGTCATTGATGAAGATAATAATTTGGTATTAGCTGGGGCGGGTACCGGTAAAACCAGTACGGTGATGGGACGTGTTGCGTTCTTAATTCAAAACGGTAAAGCCAAACCCGAGGAGATATTGCTACTAGCATATGGCAATAAAGCGGCTAAAGAGATGAAAGAACGGCTGGTACAGCGCTTAGGTATCAACGGGGTAGCCGTTAACACCTTCCACAGTCTAGGACGGAGCATTGTAGGGCGAGCAGAAAGGGGAATGCCGTCCATCAGCCCGTTAGCGGAAGATGAGCAGGCAAAAGTTTATTTCGTTGAAAACTGCTTTAACGCCTTACAAACCGACGAGACTTATCGTAAGCAGCTGCTGACTTATTTTGAAAAATGGCAATTTCCCGAAAAAAATCCATTTGAGTTTAAGACATTAGGCGATTACTACAATTACCTGCGCGACAACGAGATTCGCACACTGCGCAATGAACAGGTTAAGAGCTTTGCTGAAAGCCAGATTGCTAATTATCTGTTTCGCCAAGGGATCAATTACCAATATGAAGCCAAGTATAAAATTGATACCAAAACGCCAGAACGACGCGCCTATCAGCCAGATTTTTATCTCCCTGATGTTGATATCTACATCGAGCATTTTGGTATTGACCGACAGGGTAATACCGCACCGTATATTGATAAACAAAGCTACACCGAGGGAATGCAGTGGAAACGAGAATTACATAAAACGCACGGCACAGCTTTAATTGAAACATTCCATTATGAACAGCAAGAAGGCGTTTTATTGTCAGGGTTAGAGCGCAAGCTGAAAGCAGCCGGTGTTCAGTTTAACCCACTGCCTGATGAAGCCGTGTTGGCTACCTTTCAGGAATATGGCGTTATTAATACCTTCTCTCGTGTTCTGGCAGAATTATTATCGTTGTTTAAACGCGCTAATCTCACCGAGCATGAATTGGCGCAAAAAATCAGTCGGGCTAAACATCCAGAACAAATGCGCGTGGCGTTATCACTACTGATGCCGATTTACGATGCTTATCAATCAACCCTTGCCCAGCAAGGGCATATCGATTTTGATGATATGGTCAATAAAGCGATTGGTTATGTGGAAGAAGGACGATTTGTTGTGCCATGGCGCTACATTCTGGTCGATGAGTTTCAGGATATTTCACGTCCCCGCGCACAATTGATTAAAGCACTGCGCGCTCAGCAATCGGATGGTTCACTATTTTGTGTTGGTGATGACTGGCAGTCTATCTATCGTTTTACGGGCAGTGATATCAGTTTAACGGCGCAATTTAATAGCTTCTTTGGTGCCACTAAAACCACCGCATTAGATAAAACATTCCGTTTTAATAATGGTATTAACGCCGTAGCCAGCCGGTTTGTACTCAAAAATCCGGCGCAACTGAACAAAGACATTGATACCCATCGGCAGACGAATGGTCCGGCTGTTTCTGTCTTTCGGACATCTCAACCGAATGACGCCGCCATTGTCGATGTGTTGGCTGCCATTTATAAATTGGCACCACAGGGGGCAACGGTTTATCTGTTAGCCCGTTTCAAAGCAACGATACCGTCAAAAACTCAGTTGCAAATGCTGGGACTGAAATTTACTCGACTCACTATTCTGACCGACACCATTCATGCTTCAAAAGGCAAAGAGGCGGACTATGTCGTATTGTTGGGACTTACCAGTGGTAAGTTTGGATTACCCTCTGAAATCGTGACGAATTCATTAGTTGAAGCGTTGTTACCTGAGGCAGAACCGTTTCCATATGCAGAAGAGCGGCGGCTCTTTTATGTTGCAGTGACACGGGCTCGGCATCGGGTTTATCTCGTCACGGACATGACAAAAGCCTCGAAATTTGTACAAGAGCTGATGGAAGAAAAATACCCGTTAGCGCTGGATGAATTTGAATGCTCGGACGTACAAAAATCAGCGCTGTCGTTAGGGTGTCCAAAATGTACGACAGGAACGCTAGTCGTCAGAAAAAATAACACTTCCGGCAATAATTTCATCGGTTGTACCAATTATCCACTCTGTATCCATACTCAAAAAGCGTGTCCACGCTGTGATTCGGTAATGCGCGAGCAAAACGGTATTCGTACTTGTATTAATGAAAGCTGTAAAACCAGCGTACCCGTTTGTCCTGAATGTGGCGGCGACCTCTCAATTAAAAAAGGACCCTATAGCTCATTTTATGGGTGTTCAAACTACCGAGGTGAGGATGTGGGGTCTTGTCGGTATACACAAAAATTGGCGAGTTGA
- a CDS encoding type II toxin-antitoxin system RelE/ParE family toxin, producing the protein MPGPYRLTPDAQSDLIEIRRYTVIQWGLVQSKKYLLELRQTIRLLAETPSIGIHRPEVGERVFSFPHVSHVIYYIQQEHQVVVFGVLHKRMVPLNHLLERDMI; encoded by the coding sequence ATGCCGGGACCATATCGCTTAACACCGGATGCCCAGTCAGACCTGATCGAGATACGCCGATATACAGTTATACAGTGGGGATTGGTACAGTCTAAAAAGTATCTTTTGGAACTAAGGCAAACCATTCGCTTGCTTGCAGAAACCCCATCCATTGGCATACACCGTCCTGAGGTTGGCGAGCGTGTGTTTAGTTTTCCGCATGTCAGTCATGTGATCTACTACATCCAACAAGAGCACCAAGTGGTTGTATTTGGTGTGTTACACAAACGCATGGTGCCACTGAATCATTTACTCGAACGCGACATGATTTAG